The following DNA comes from Nocardia sp. XZ_19_385.
GGTGCGTCGCCTCGGACGGCTCGATCAAATCTTCCGGCGCGACCCGTTTCCCGAGGTATTTGTCGATCATGTCCGCGGCCTCGTCGGCCCGGCCGTGCTGGGCGAGCCAGCGCGGAGATTCCGGAGCGGTGGACTGCCGGATGATGAGAAAGAACGCGCACAGCAGCGCGCCGCTGGCCAACTGCCAGCGCCAGCTGCCGTTGCCGAAGAACGTCAGGCACAAATATCCGACGAGATATGCGAGGACCGATCCCAGGTACCACGCGACAATCTGGAATCCGAGCAACGTGCCGCGTTGCTTCCGCGGTAACCACTCACTCAGCAATGAGGTGGCGATCGGATAGTCGGCGGCCACGGCCATGCCCAGGACGAAGCGCAGGATCACGATCAGCCACACGGATTCGGTCCAGAACGACAGCACCGAGCAGGCGCCCATCACCACCAGGTCGGCGGTGTACATGAACTCGCGCCCGATCTTGTCGGTCAGCACACCGAACAGCGCGCCGCCGATGAACATGCCGATCAGAGCGGACGCACCGATCAGGCTGATTTCTCCGGTGCTCAAATCCAACTCGTCGGTCATCCCGATCAGCGCGGTGCCGACGATGCTGAGGATATAGCCGTCGAGCAGCGGACCACCCGAGCACGCGAGCGCGAGCCGCGCGTGGAATCCGGTGAAGGGTGCGTCATCGATGACGGTGGTGGAAATCAGAGCCTCCTCGCCGATACCCCCGCGTAGCGAACATGAAGCAAACGCTGCGAACCTACCCGGTGCGATGCGCTGGGTGCCGTCCTTTTCCTTCGCGGGTTGCGCTCGGCGTGTCGTGCTGGCGTATTTGGGACTGTGTGACAGCGGAATTCGCGTCTTTTCGGTAACTTGCTCAGAGGAGAAGGTGGGAGGCATGCGGGTGCACTGGATAAAAAAGATCGTCACCGTGGTGGCGGCGGCCGGGATTCTGTCGACGCTCGGCGCGGCGGTGGCCACGGCGGCGCCCTCGGGCGGACGCGAGGACCTGGTGGTCCCGTCGAGCATGGGGCCGATCAAGGTTCAGGTGCAATGGGCATCTCGCGGCGGCAGCGCCGCCCTCTACGTACTCGACGGGCTCCGGGCGCCGGGCGATCACAGCCAGTGGGTTTCCGACACCGACGCGCTACGCCAATTCGCCGGTGACAACGTCACTTTGGTGTTCCCGGTCGGCGGCCGTTCCAGCTTCTACACCGACTGGTAC
Coding sequences within:
- a CDS encoding MFS transporter, which gives rise to MPPTFSSEQVTEKTRIPLSHSPKYASTTRRAQPAKEKDGTQRIAPGRFAAFASCSLRGGIGEEALISTTVIDDAPFTGFHARLALACSGGPLLDGYILSIVGTALIGMTDELDLSTGEISLIGASALIGMFIGGALFGVLTDKIGREFMYTADLVVMGACSVLSFWTESVWLIVILRFVLGMAVAADYPIATSLLSEWLPRKQRGTLLGFQIVAWYLGSVLAYLVGYLCLTFFGNGSWRWQLASGALLCAFFLIIRQSTAPESPRWLAQHGRADEAADMIDKYLGKRVAPEDLIEPSEATHQGSIRELFTPAFRKRTAFCSGFFLCQVTVLFAMLTFGPRILEGFGMPKGTWMDTLGVALISIVFLVGCLPAMRLINTVGRRPTIVWCFGLMIIPCWPSASGRTCRSAWPW